A single region of the Pseudothermotoga sp. genome encodes:
- the acpP gene encoding acyl carrier protein: MNKEELMERIKEIIADKLGVDIDEVTDDADLIDDLDADSLDLVDLAMAIEDEFGVTIADEELEKIRTVRDIFKELYEKIKSAEEEEEADEEE, encoded by the coding sequence GTGAACAAGGAGGAACTCATGGAAAGGATCAAAGAGATCATCGCTGACAAACTTGGTGTTGATATCGATGAGGTTACGGATGATGCTGATCTCATCGATGACCTCGACGCGGACTCGCTGGACCTCGTGGATTTGGCTATGGCGATCGAGGATGAGTTCGGTGTCACGATAGCTGACGAGGAACTTGAAAAGATTCGTACGGTGAGAGATATCTTCAAAGAGCTATACGAAAAAATCAAGTCGGCTGAGGAAGAAGAGGAAGCCGATGAGGAGGAATGA
- a CDS encoding ABC transporter permease, producing MYSIVVQLLHAALSSATPINLAALGGMFSFHANVFNIAMEGMMLMGAYYAVYGAYTFGHWFYGVLFALISGIVLALIFSIFVIVLKVDEFITGIGINMLALGWTTYSLRATFHVKGAFISQAIPSIPRVSVPFVEKVPIMKEIFSSHPFLVFVSIISAFVCHVALYRTRFGLRLRASGEEPSAVASVGLSSSTLKLWSVILCGLLSSMAGVYLSLGYVTLFAENMSNGRGWISLAIIILVRGKPGPIMFMSLIFGLLENLGLLFQRYAIPPQFTAMLPYVATLFVLYSYARRARTS from the coding sequence ATGTACTCGATTGTTGTTCAACTTTTGCACGCTGCGCTCAGCAGCGCCACACCGATCAATTTGGCAGCACTTGGGGGCATGTTCAGCTTCCACGCCAACGTTTTCAATATAGCGATGGAAGGCATGATGCTGATGGGGGCATACTACGCTGTTTATGGAGCCTACACGTTTGGCCATTGGTTTTACGGCGTACTTTTCGCACTAATCAGTGGGATAGTACTCGCATTGATTTTCTCGATCTTTGTCATCGTACTCAAGGTGGATGAATTCATAACGGGTATAGGCATAAACATGCTCGCACTCGGTTGGACAACTTACTCTTTGAGAGCCACTTTCCATGTTAAAGGTGCTTTCATATCGCAAGCCATACCATCGATTCCCAGAGTGAGCGTGCCATTTGTTGAAAAGGTTCCCATAATGAAAGAAATATTTTCCTCCCATCCGTTTCTCGTCTTTGTGTCAATAATCTCAGCTTTCGTTTGTCACGTGGCCCTCTATCGAACGCGCTTTGGTCTGAGACTTAGGGCTTCAGGTGAGGAGCCGTCCGCAGTGGCTTCGGTTGGGTTGAGTTCAAGCACACTCAAGCTTTGGAGCGTTATATTGTGTGGATTGCTTTCATCAATGGCTGGCGTCTACCTCTCGCTCGGATACGTGACTTTGTTTGCCGAAAACATGTCGAACGGTCGTGGATGGATATCCCTTGCGATCATCATCTTGGTTCGTGGCAAGCCTGGACCGATCATGTTCATGTCTCTGATTTTTGGACTTCTTGAGAATCTCGGTTTGTTGTTCCAAAGGTACGCAATTCCGCCACAGTTCACAGCGATGCTACCTTACGTTGCCACGCTCTTTGTCCTTTACAGTTATGCTAGGAGGGCGAGAACTTCATGA
- a CDS encoding ABC transporter permease, translating into MKLAVLFQTILAVIFAFSVGGVFILLHHSSPMQVYKALYDYGLGSWFSLSNTLNASFPLILTGLSASVAFMCGVVNLGQHGQFLWGALVCAVCGIYLKLPGWFGVTFLALLGGIAGATWAGLAAFFRKRYRMDEFISTLMLNFLAEYSTLYLATYPFLDPKAYVPSTKLIRREYFMTSVFDVNLAFFVALFMVFLCWFFVWKTWRGYESRMMGYNKLFATVGGCDVEVNTTSILLISGFLSGLAGALIILGGTQHRFMKGIGANFGWDGVMIAIMANNQIFQTLFYALFMGFLKNGAVGMEFETSVPSEFVLFLQAVIVLTLVGTRSGLVNLMDWLKAKKELRKLVR; encoded by the coding sequence TTGAAACTTGCAGTACTGTTTCAAACGATCCTTGCTGTAATTTTTGCTTTTTCTGTCGGTGGAGTTTTCATACTTTTACACCACAGCTCGCCAATGCAAGTTTACAAAGCTCTTTACGACTATGGACTTGGATCTTGGTTTTCTCTGTCGAACACCTTGAACGCATCTTTCCCATTGATACTCACAGGCCTTTCCGCTTCAGTTGCCTTCATGTGCGGTGTTGTGAACCTCGGCCAACATGGGCAATTTCTTTGGGGAGCTCTGGTGTGTGCAGTGTGTGGAATTTATCTAAAGCTCCCAGGATGGTTCGGTGTGACATTCTTGGCGTTGCTAGGGGGAATCGCAGGTGCTACATGGGCAGGACTGGCCGCATTCTTCAGAAAGAGATATCGCATGGACGAGTTCATTTCGACGTTGATGCTCAATTTTCTAGCTGAGTATTCGACGTTGTACCTAGCCACTTATCCGTTTTTGGATCCGAAAGCATATGTACCTTCAACGAAGTTAATCAGACGTGAATATTTCATGACGAGCGTTTTCGATGTAAACTTAGCTTTCTTTGTGGCTTTATTCATGGTGTTTTTGTGTTGGTTTTTCGTTTGGAAAACCTGGCGTGGTTATGAGTCGCGCATGATGGGATACAATAAGCTTTTCGCCACTGTGGGAGGGTGTGATGTAGAAGTAAACACTACATCGATCTTGTTGATAAGTGGTTTTCTCTCCGGCCTTGCGGGAGCCTTGATCATACTCGGAGGTACCCAGCACAGGTTCATGAAGGGTATAGGTGCCAACTTTGGCTGGGATGGGGTCATGATAGCCATAATGGCGAACAACCAAATCTTCCAAACGTTGTTTTACGCTCTGTTCATGGGTTTTCTGAAAAATGGAGCTGTTGGTATGGAGTTTGAAACATCAGTACCGTCCGAGTTCGTACTTTTTCTCCAAGCTGTGATCGTGCTCACGCTCGTTGGGACGCGTTCCGGTTTGGTCAATTTAATGGATTGGTTGAAAGCGAAGAAGGAATTACGCAAGTTGGTGAGATGA
- a CDS encoding ADP-ribosylglycohydrolase family protein, with protein sequence MKAWQYEHTMRREAKFDPTWKSEWGDMTQLSVFSNDLVSLFWSSRVPGSGAPECLMAGAIQSVENMGRDVSRAEKLFEDGLKFLEEKNFEELKVVTASIFNELEKAPIVRDHPYHSFEKPSSWKAISNQISHESFRFNYERLYSSVLGGWFGQISAASMGTKFEGFFGEQFESFERKDLPNFVEEEGGYNDDIVYEVVAMEALYNSVKPSSRQIASYWLKFVPFGWSAEYVALENLKRGIFPPKSGAFRNPFQEWIGAQMRCMLYGLMHPARPYEAARFAHMDSIVSHAGNGVYGGMHSAVLTSLAFAFKDPRQIILKSLEYVPKHSEFANVLRRAINWCENTSCWRQVREKIEEEFKNYNWIHVYPNLCCVVTALWFGEANFDASMEIVLKMGFDVDCNAGEVGTVLGVLLGVESIPTCWLKPLRGTVKTYLKGFEKLSIERLAKNTLELFRRFSP encoded by the coding sequence ATGAAGGCTTGGCAATATGAGCATACAATGAGGAGAGAAGCAAAATTCGATCCAACCTGGAAGTCTGAGTGGGGAGATATGACACAGCTTTCAGTTTTTTCGAACGACCTAGTTTCGTTGTTCTGGTCGAGCCGCGTTCCAGGTTCCGGTGCACCAGAGTGTCTCATGGCGGGAGCAATACAGTCAGTTGAAAACATGGGTCGAGATGTCTCGAGAGCTGAAAAGTTGTTCGAGGATGGTCTCAAATTTTTGGAGGAAAAAAATTTTGAAGAGCTGAAAGTTGTGACTGCATCAATATTCAATGAGCTTGAAAAAGCTCCCATCGTGAGGGATCATCCATACCATTCGTTCGAAAAACCTTCAAGTTGGAAAGCGATATCCAATCAAATATCTCATGAAAGCTTTCGATTCAATTACGAAAGGTTGTACAGTTCAGTGCTTGGTGGATGGTTCGGTCAGATCAGTGCAGCGAGTATGGGCACAAAATTCGAAGGGTTTTTTGGTGAACAATTTGAATCTTTTGAGAGAAAAGATCTGCCGAATTTTGTTGAGGAAGAAGGCGGATACAATGATGATATTGTTTACGAAGTCGTAGCCATGGAAGCTCTCTACAACTCGGTAAAACCTTCTTCCAGGCAAATCGCTTCGTATTGGTTAAAATTTGTCCCGTTTGGTTGGAGTGCCGAGTACGTGGCTCTGGAAAATCTCAAAAGAGGTATTTTCCCTCCAAAATCTGGTGCTTTCAGAAACCCGTTTCAAGAATGGATCGGCGCTCAGATGAGGTGTATGCTGTACGGACTAATGCATCCTGCACGCCCTTACGAGGCTGCTCGGTTTGCTCACATGGATTCGATCGTTTCACATGCCGGCAATGGTGTCTATGGTGGAATGCACAGTGCGGTGCTCACGTCACTCGCCTTTGCATTCAAAGATCCTAGACAAATAATCTTGAAATCCCTGGAGTACGTTCCAAAACACAGTGAGTTCGCAAACGTTTTAAGAAGAGCAATCAATTGGTGTGAAAACACAAGTTGTTGGAGGCAGGTGAGGGAAAAAATTGAAGAAGAGTTCAAAAATTACAATTGGATCCATGTGTATCCCAATCTTTGTTGTGTGGTGACAGCACTTTGGTTCGGTGAAGCGAATTTCGATGCGAGTATGGAGATAGTCTTAAAGATGGGTTTTGACGTTGATTGCAATGCTGGAGAAGTTGGAACTGTGTTGGGAGTTTTGCTCGGGGTGGAATCGATACCAACCTGTTGGTTAAAACCGTTGCGTGGAACAGTCAAAACCTATTTGAAAGGTTTCGAAAAACTTTCAATAGAACGACTTGCCAAGAATACTTTAGAACTCTTCAGAAGATTTTCCCCGTGA
- a CDS encoding class I mannose-6-phosphate isomerase: protein MVLKVKPRFRPIVWGNPKLNRSFNIEADPPIGEVWLLSEVEPLITSIDGVQNLKLKDLLDKFDLRFPRFPVLIKIVSPAQWLSIQVHPDDELARILENEPWGKTECWYFVEPGEVALIPRGTELKYLSDLDQVRSKLVFLNMKPGELLFIPAGLVHTLGPNSLVIEIQQASDLTYRIYDWNRGRELHLEKAMKALKDFDLEKLIHKNFERLHCELFSVYRVIGRTHLPGFSIVIFLNEGVIAKYRAKPFETFISMNETLEGDAIVVKIRKK from the coding sequence GTGGTTCTGAAAGTTAAACCACGCTTCAGACCCATCGTTTGGGGTAACCCGAAACTGAACAGATCCTTCAACATCGAAGCTGATCCACCGATCGGTGAGGTTTGGTTACTTTCTGAAGTTGAACCTCTCATTACAAGCATCGATGGTGTACAGAATCTAAAGCTGAAAGATTTGCTCGACAAATTCGATTTGAGATTTCCGAGATTTCCGGTGCTGATAAAGATAGTTTCACCTGCACAGTGGCTCTCCATCCAAGTTCATCCAGACGACGAGCTAGCTAGAATCTTGGAAAACGAGCCTTGGGGTAAAACCGAGTGTTGGTATTTCGTTGAACCTGGCGAAGTGGCATTGATCCCGAGGGGCACAGAGCTGAAGTATCTGTCAGATCTCGATCAAGTACGATCAAAACTTGTATTCCTCAACATGAAACCTGGAGAACTTCTCTTCATCCCCGCCGGCCTCGTGCACACGCTAGGACCAAACAGCTTGGTCATTGAAATTCAGCAAGCTTCTGATTTAACATACAGAATCTATGATTGGAACAGAGGCAGAGAATTACACTTGGAAAAAGCAATGAAAGCCTTAAAAGATTTCGATCTTGAAAAATTGATACACAAAAATTTTGAGAGACTACACTGTGAACTTTTCAGTGTTTATCGTGTGATAGGTCGAACACACTTACCTGGCTTTTCGATAGTGATCTTTTTGAACGAAGGTGTGATAGCCAAGTACCGTGCAAAGCCGTTCGAAACTTTCATCTCAATGAATGAAACTTTGGAAGGCGACGCAATCGTAGTCAAGATAAGAAAGAAGTGA